From one Bifidobacterium sp. WK012_4_13 genomic stretch:
- a CDS encoding PhzF family phenazine biosynthesis protein, with translation MKRTYPFVQVDVFSATPYRGNPLAVVLDAEDISDDEMMLIARWTNLSETTFVLPPSDSNADYRVRIFTPAKEIPFAGHPTLGSARAWLENGGVPRQQGSIVQECGAGLVELKQDGDLLSFAAPPTLHAGPVEADYLSKVADALGVDMERIVDSQWVDNGPGWMAVMLDSAQSVLSLNPDFSEIPQAMVGVIGPYPEGSRHRFELRAFAPGVHVAEDPVTGSLNASVAQWLIRTGKAPDHYVAAQGTRLGRSGEIVVDFDGEHVWIGGGSTICFKGTATV, from the coding sequence ATGAAACGCACATATCCATTCGTTCAGGTCGATGTCTTCTCGGCCACACCATACAGGGGCAATCCTTTGGCAGTGGTGCTGGATGCCGAGGACATCAGCGATGACGAGATGATGCTCATCGCCCGCTGGACGAATCTTTCGGAGACGACCTTCGTTCTTCCTCCATCGGATTCCAACGCTGATTATCGCGTGCGAATATTCACGCCGGCCAAGGAGATTCCGTTTGCGGGGCATCCGACGCTTGGTTCTGCACGCGCATGGCTGGAAAACGGGGGCGTTCCTCGGCAGCAAGGGAGCATCGTTCAGGAATGCGGTGCGGGCCTTGTGGAGCTGAAGCAGGATGGCGATCTGCTCTCGTTCGCCGCTCCGCCGACCCTTCATGCGGGGCCTGTCGAAGCTGACTATCTTAGCAAGGTCGCGGATGCGTTGGGTGTGGATATGGAGCGGATAGTTGATTCGCAGTGGGTGGATAACGGTCCAGGATGGATGGCCGTCATGCTGGATTCCGCACAGAGCGTCCTTTCCTTGAATCCAGACTTCAGCGAGATTCCGCAGGCGATGGTTGGCGTCATCGGACCCTATCCAGAAGGCTCGCGCCATCGCTTTGAGCTGCGAGCCTTTGCACCGGGCGTTCATGTGGCGGAGGATCCGGTGACGGGCAGTCTGAATGCATCGGTGGCGCAATGGCTGATTCGAACGGGGAAGGCGCCTGACCATTACGTTGCGGCGCAAGGCACGAGACTTGGCAGGTCTGGCGAGATCGTCGTCGACTTCGATGGCGAGCACGTCTGGATCGGTGGCGGGAGCACCATCTGCTTCAAAGGAACCGCCACAGTCTGA
- a CDS encoding class I SAM-dependent methyltransferase, with product MVDVHSSLGGCPDQRGCRDRGRIQDRQDINDNLENWNDRATVHMNGGYGDIDAFADNPEAITQVVRRDYEVLAPHLKERAIQGKRLLHLQCHIGLDTVSWYRLGATQVHGLDFSDVSLDYARSIAERAHATIDFVQGDARHADLALPDCLNMFDAVVTSVGTITWLPELSDWARSIASLLTPGGVFMVRDDHPLLFALDNSGLDLKQGYFSGTESTYESDASYTKGSAGKIAHTKNHNWAHDFHEIVESLIDAGLSIESLDEHRIADWQSLPMLVPNDEEGGWRMPQELPDIPLTFSIVARKGR from the coding sequence ATGGTAGATGTGCATTCATCCCTTGGGGGTTGCCCCGATCAGCGAGGCTGCCGCGATCGCGGTCGCATCCAAGATCGCCAGGATATCAATGACAATCTTGAAAACTGGAATGACAGGGCAACTGTGCATATGAACGGCGGATATGGAGATATCGATGCCTTTGCCGATAATCCTGAGGCAATAACGCAGGTTGTTCGGCGCGATTACGAGGTTCTGGCACCTCATCTGAAAGAACGGGCGATACAGGGCAAACGGCTGCTGCACCTGCAATGCCATATTGGGCTTGATACGGTGAGCTGGTATCGTCTGGGTGCGACGCAGGTGCACGGCCTGGATTTTTCCGATGTTTCGTTGGACTATGCCAGGTCGATTGCCGAAAGAGCTCATGCGACGATTGATTTTGTGCAGGGAGATGCCCGCCATGCGGATCTGGCCCTGCCGGATTGTCTGAATATGTTTGATGCGGTCGTTACCAGCGTCGGAACAATCACCTGGCTGCCGGAACTGTCAGACTGGGCACGCTCGATCGCAAGTCTGCTGACGCCAGGTGGGGTGTTCATGGTGAGGGACGATCATCCGCTGCTCTTTGCTCTTGACAACTCGGGCTTGGATCTGAAACAAGGCTATTTCAGCGGTACGGAATCGACGTATGAATCCGATGCCTCGTATACCAAGGGGTCCGCAGGGAAAATCGCACATACGAAAAACCATAACTGGGCGCATGATTTCCACGAGATCGTCGAATCTCTCATCGACGCCGGGCTCTCCATCGAGAGTCTGGACGAGCATAGAATCGCGGACTGGCAGTCGCTGCCGATGCTGGTGCCCAACGATGAGGAGGGCGGATGGCGCATGCCACAAGAGTTGCCCGACATTCCGCTGACCTTCTCAATCGTGGCGAGAAAAGGTCGGTAG
- a CDS encoding transcription antiterminator: MLCVSTKTISRTVKEINGHAQDGAVIESRRGKGYRLIAGHLHSSDSLFNDAFRKNRLTSVERRSWVLKKMLLCAPQLCEVNQLWSQFYVSDSTISMDIKILRSMLNGFGLELVRKFDYVEINGSESNIRKAINSLLIPDGDVIATDVLESDKYKQSRDRAFVGRQLHLIETLLHTEIPYPYSVNIFSHLYILIARFRSTGRHRVIGGENYAPLMSRYPEIVRVSNQVINNFNAYLDTMLDESEVYNLYQYLISSRLNTDMSEDATFSQTVSDVTRYLIDCVNENSDYAGLHSAELFTNLAKHIRPLLNRLNNSISVSNNLLEQIRFEYPSLFDAVKEACSSVSEQFHLNRINDEEIGFITVYFAQSLESNYQLNILLVCTTGLGTSQLLQSKIQRRFSGLHVVETVALRDLEAELQRHEDVELVVSTIDLTSKIRVPSLVVSAMLTLSDQERLESAVERIRQGDGVK; the protein is encoded by the coding sequence ATGCTTTGTGTCTCGACGAAGACGATTTCCCGAACTGTGAAAGAAATTAATGGACATGCTCAGGATGGCGCGGTTATTGAATCTCGCAGAGGCAAGGGATATAGGCTCATTGCTGGGCATCTGCATAGCTCAGATAGCTTGTTCAACGACGCATTCAGGAAGAATCGTCTTACTTCAGTGGAAAGACGCAGCTGGGTTCTTAAGAAAATGCTGTTGTGTGCACCGCAATTGTGTGAGGTGAACCAGCTGTGGTCTCAGTTCTATGTGAGTGATTCAACGATTTCAATGGATATTAAGATTCTTCGTTCGATGTTGAATGGTTTCGGTTTGGAACTCGTTCGCAAATTTGACTACGTTGAGATCAATGGGTCGGAGTCGAACATCAGAAAGGCCATCAACAGTCTTCTCATTCCAGATGGCGATGTGATAGCGACCGACGTATTGGAATCGGACAAATACAAGCAGTCTCGAGATCGCGCGTTCGTAGGGCGTCAATTGCATCTGATCGAGACTTTATTGCATACAGAAATCCCATACCCCTATAGCGTCAATATTTTCTCGCATCTCTACATTCTGATAGCCCGATTTCGTTCCACGGGAAGACATCGCGTGATAGGTGGGGAAAACTATGCGCCGCTGATGAGCCGGTATCCTGAAATCGTTCGCGTATCGAACCAAGTCATCAACAATTTCAATGCATATCTCGACACGATGTTGGATGAGTCCGAGGTATACAACCTATATCAATATCTCATATCTTCTCGATTGAACACGGACATGTCGGAAGATGCTACCTTTTCCCAGACTGTCAGTGATGTGACCAGATACCTCATTGATTGTGTCAATGAGAACTCCGATTATGCTGGTCTGCACAGTGCAGAACTGTTCACCAACTTGGCAAAGCACATACGCCCTCTGCTCAACAGACTGAACAACAGCATCTCGGTTTCCAACAATCTATTGGAACAGATCAGATTTGAATATCCAAGCCTGTTTGACGCAGTGAAGGAAGCGTGTTCCTCCGTGTCTGAACAATTTCATCTCAACCGTATCAACGATGAAGAGATCGGGTTTATTACGGTCTATTTTGCGCAGTCGTTGGAAAGCAACTATCAGCTAAACATACTGTTGGTCTGCACTACGGGTCTGGGCACCTCACAGCTGCTGCAATCCAAGATTCAGCGACGGTTTTCTGGCCTGCATGTCGTTGAAACGGTTGCCCTACGAGACCTCGAAGCCGAATTGCAACGGCATGAAGACGTCGAATTGGTGGTGTCGACCATTGATTTGACTTCCAAGATTCGCGTTCCAAGCCTGGTAGTGAGCGCAATGCTGACGCTTTCCGATCAGGAGCGCCTCGAATCCGCTGTCGAACGAATCAGGCAGGGGGATGGAGTGAAATGA
- a CDS encoding PTS sugar transporter subunit IIA translates to MNVQVFWNMQLASYSRETFLNESVAMLDMHGDIVDRAEVVQSLKDREIQGNTLLSETLALPHSQSGGVRTLVMAFFKTMRPIYDWQPGCGVDRFLCIMLPRQVNAVETNALKALFGIIADDRVMQILSTGSETAVNSQFSNK, encoded by the coding sequence ATGAACGTGCAGGTATTTTGGAACATGCAGCTTGCCTCATATTCTCGCGAAACCTTTCTGAACGAATCGGTCGCCATGCTGGACATGCACGGAGACATTGTCGATCGAGCTGAGGTTGTTCAGTCATTGAAAGATCGTGAAATACAAGGAAACACTTTGCTTTCTGAGACCTTGGCTTTGCCTCATTCTCAGAGTGGAGGTGTCCGAACGTTGGTCATGGCGTTTTTCAAGACAATGCGACCAATCTATGACTGGCAACCCGGTTGTGGTGTGGATCGATTCCTCTGCATAATGCTGCCTCGGCAGGTGAATGCAGTCGAGACCAATGCATTGAAAGCGCTGTTCGGAATCATCGCAGATGACCGCGTCATGCAAATACTGTCGACTGGATCTGAAACCGCAGTCAACAGCCAGTTCAGCAATAAATAA
- a CDS encoding PTS sugar transporter subunit IIA, translating into MGELSIRDVLDRNTILTDLEARNKDDVIEALTDRLFEHEYIQSKDDFIRAVEEREEQGATGIGNSIAIPHGRSSTVQRNGVAIAILHREIDWESLDSTGAKVVVLFAVGASGENSQEHLKLLSLFARQLAKEHVTEKLLKAVDVDQVIDAFLEQ; encoded by the coding sequence ATGGGGGAACTTTCAATACGAGACGTGTTGGATCGCAACACCATACTCACCGATCTCGAAGCCCGAAACAAGGATGACGTGATCGAAGCGTTGACGGATCGACTGTTCGAACACGAATACATTCAGTCCAAGGATGACTTCATTCGTGCGGTCGAAGAACGTGAAGAACAGGGAGCCACGGGCATCGGAAACAGTATCGCCATTCCTCACGGACGCAGCTCCACGGTGCAGCGAAACGGCGTGGCCATTGCGATACTTCATCGTGAGATTGATTGGGAATCGCTGGATTCGACTGGCGCGAAAGTGGTTGTTCTGTTCGCGGTCGGGGCGAGTGGCGAAAACTCTCAAGAGCATTTGAAGCTGCTTTCTCTCTTTGCAAGGCAACTCGCGAAGGAACACGTGACAGAGAAACTTCTCAAGGCGGTCGATGTCGATCAGGTCATCGACGCGTTCTTGGAACAATGA
- a CDS encoding PTS fructose transporter subunit IIB: MKIAAVSACTIGIAHTYLAQQKLEDAAKASGDSIKVETQGTIGIENALTQHDIEDADVVLLAVDIKIANESRFAGKKVVKVSTDTAIKSPRKLLSKLHEIVNK; the protein is encoded by the coding sequence ATGAAAATAGCAGCAGTGAGTGCATGCACCATTGGAATCGCCCATACGTATCTTGCACAACAGAAACTGGAGGATGCAGCGAAAGCCTCCGGAGACTCAATCAAGGTGGAGACGCAGGGGACCATTGGCATTGAAAATGCGCTGACACAGCATGACATCGAGGATGCCGATGTCGTGCTCCTTGCAGTAGACATCAAAATTGCCAACGAATCCCGTTTTGCTGGGAAAAAGGTCGTCAAGGTCTCCACGGACACGGCGATTAAATCTCCTCGCAAACTGCTTTCCAAACTTCATGAAATCGTCAATAAGTAG